A genome region from Triticum aestivum cultivar Chinese Spring chromosome 2B, IWGSC CS RefSeq v2.1, whole genome shotgun sequence includes the following:
- the LOC123045331 gene encoding protein TIFY 9, with amino-acid sequence MSSRAPPVELDFLGLRAAAPSEQHGKSTGSSSLSSIRGMETSAIARIDPQLLRRVVVARSPATTEEAPAAPSPMTVFYNGSVAIFDVSHHKAEAIMQMARDVTMAERRDLGNNTPVGNSSKDIPLARTKSLQQFLVKRKERLTRMGPYHPGATTVSTNSLGVKKEAEAA; translated from the exons ATGTCGTCGAGAGCGCCGCCGGTGGAGCTCGACTTCCtcggcctccgcgccgccgcccccagcgaACAACACGGCAAGAGCACCGgctcctcctccttgtcgtccaTCCGAG GGATGGAGACGAGCGCTATAGCGAGGATAGACCCCCAGCTCCTGCGCCGCGTCGTCGTCGCCCGCTCGCCGGCGACGACGGAAGAGGCGCCGGCGGCTCCCAGTCCCATGACGGTCTTCTACAACGGCTCCGTTGCCATCTTCGATGTCTCCCACCACAAG GCAGAAGCTATAATGCAGATGGCAAGGGACGTAACTATGGCAGAAAGGCGCGACCTCGGCAACAATACACCTGTTGGAAATTCAAGCAAAG ACATACCATTGGCAAGAACAAAATCGTTACAGCAGTTCCTAGTGAAGCGTAAAGAGAG GTTGACCCGCATGGGTCCATACCATCCCGGCGCCACCACCGTCAGCACCAACTCTCTTGGTGTGAAGAAGGAAGCGGAAGCAGCCTAG
- the LOC123045333 gene encoding uncharacterized protein, whose translation MSMCSFFDLTSLIVVGMASSGSMTRPPCANQEDMPHKWENACLDKVKEKDVKIPPCWCGDVCKVKVSTDRKKSWTEGRRYFVCPNYAYDRALPTHAYDQPPSPPPLCKYFTWIDHEVPEDVQKDQYQDCLRRQRLFEERFRRGLEEERRQKERMERKQHEEERARQAKLAHEEERARKLAKARKAQEEDEARDKKGKWPPYDSVKPSLRWTRHVTG comes from the exons ATGTCAATGTGTTCATTTTTTGACTTAACATCTTTAATtgttgtaggcatggcttcatccggttccatgacgaggccaccgtgtgctaaccaagaagacatgccgCACAAGTGGGAGAACGCATgtttggacaaggtgaaggagaaagatgtgaagattccgccatgttggtgtggagatgtttgcaaggtgaaggtgtccaccgaccgaaagaagtCATGGACGGAAGGAAGGAGATATTTTGTATGCCCCAACTATGCTTATGATCGTGCGCTTCCAACTCATgcctatgaccaaccaccg tcaccgcctcctctatgcaagtacttcacgtggatagatcatgaagtgccagaagatgtccaAAAGGACCAATATCAAGATTGTCTTAGGCGCCAGCGGCTGTTCGAAGAAAGGTTTcgaagaggcttggaggaagagcgtcgtcagaaggagaggatggagcgcAAGCAAcacgaggaggagagggcacgccaagcgaaGCTTGCTcatgaggaggagagggcaagaaagcttgcaaaggctcgcaaggcacaagaggaggatgaggcacgtgacaagaaggggaaatggccccCGTATGACTCAGTAAAGCCTTCGCTTCGGTGGACTCGTCATGTAACCGGATGA
- the LOC123045332 gene encoding poly(A) polymerase I isoform X1 produces MALRSPELRFAASTGLGALSRPSRLAPSPLAALASPRRRRRGPSPSPSPSPSDSNPSTASAGDADGPEWKKVSAKRFGYKESMIPDEAWNVLHRLRSRGYDVYLVGGCVRDLIMKKIPKDFDIITTADLRQVKDTFVGSAVIVGRRFPIVHVHDNNSIVEVSSFNTYVRGSSGNQMPTSKNPHCSKNDYLRWKNCQGRDFTINGLMFNPYSEKIYDYLGGIEDIKKAKVRTVIPAATSFHEDCARILRAIRIAARLGFSFPKETAYYVRNLACSVARLDKGRLLMEVNYMLAYGSAEASLRLLWRFGLLEHLLPFQAAYFSSTLFKRKDNGTNMLLVLFSKLDSFLAPNRPCHNSLWISILAFHEALVRKPRDPLVVATFALAVYLGGDLPLAVDIGQSINRQHDAGFAELLEPRMWGKKGLLAEVKDLAISMRQALTEMTDEYYVANAMAKIPQAPSSDLVFIPLQAYLKVLKLIERVQHGKKEIGYEPKSDGNIDYHNLANGTPAEVRNLFTLVVFDTIYPPNLVKEDDSSRR; encoded by the exons ATGGCGCTTCGCTCGCCGGAGCTGCGCTTCGCCGCCTCCACAGGGCTCGGCGCGCTCTCCCGGCCCAGCCGCCTCGCTCCTTCCCCCCTTGCCGCGCTCGCTTcgccccgccgacgccgccgcggcCCGTCCCCTTCCCCTTCTCCCTCGCCCTCCGACTCCAACCCCTCGACCGCCTCCGCCG GCGACGCTGACGGGCCGGAATGGAAGAAGGTCAGCGCGAAGCGGTTCGGGTACAAGGAGTCCATGATCCCCGATGAGGCATGGAACGTCCTCCACCGACTCCGTAGCAGAG GATATGATGTGTACTTGGTTGGTGGTTGTGTTCGAGATCTCATAATGAAGAAAATCCCAAAAGATTTTGACATAATAACAACAGCTGATCTTAGGCAG GTGAAAGACACCTTTGTAGGATCAGCTGTTATAGTAGGAAGGCGGTTTCCCATAGTTCATGTACATGACAATAATTCCATTGTTGAG GTGTCAAGTTTTAATACTTACGTTCGAGGGTCAAGTGGCAATCAAATGCCCACTTCAAAGAACCCACATTGTAGCAAGAACGATTATTTACGCTGGAAAAACTGCCAAGGGAGGGACTTCACTATAAATGG ATTAATGTTCAATCCATATTCAGAAAAGATCTATGACTACCTGGGTGGCATTGAAGATATTAAGAAAGCTAAG GTTCGTACTGTCATTCCTGCCGCCACTTCGTTCCATGAGGATTGTG CTCGTATTCTACGTGCAATCAGAATTGCTGCTCGATTAGGATTCAGCTTTCCCAAAGAAACAGCTTATTATGTGAGAAATCTTGCCTGTTCTGTGGCAAGACTTGACAAG GGAAGGTTACTCATGGAGGTTAACTATATGCTTGCTTATGGTTCAGCTGAAGCTTCTTTAAGGTTGCTTTGGAGATTTGGTCTTCTTGAACATTTATTGCCCTTTCAG GCTGCATATTTTTCTTCAACTCTTTTTAAGAGGAAGGATAATGGGACTAACATGTTGCTG GTCCTATTTTCTAAGCTGGATAGTTTTCTTGCACCTAACAGGCCATGCCATAATAGTTTATG GATAAGCATTTTAGCGTTCCATGAGGCATTGGTACGCAAACCACGGGATCCTTTGGTGGTGGCTACTTTTGCACTCGCTGTATACCTTGGAGGTGATCTGCCACTGGCAGTGGATATTGGACAATCAATCAACCGTCAACATGATGCTGGGTTTGCAGAGCTCTTGGAACCACGGATGTGGGGCAAAAAAGGGTTATTAGCTGAGGTAAAAGACCTTGCTATCTCAATGAGGCAGGCATTAACTGAAATGACTGACGAGTATTATGTTGCAAATGCTATGGCGAAAATCCCTCAAGCACCGTCCTCAGATCTT GTATTTATCCCGCTACAAGCATACTTGAAGGTTCTCAAATTAATTGAGCGTGTTCAACATGGAAAAAAGGAGATTGGTTATGAACCAAAAAGCGATGGAAATATCGATTATCACAATTTAGCAAATGGTACACCTGCTGAGGTAAGAAATCTCTTCACGCTGGTTGTCTTTGACAcgatataccccccgaacctggtGAAAGAAGATGACAGCTCTAGAAGATGA
- the LOC123045332 gene encoding poly(A) polymerase I isoform X2, translating into MALRSPELRFAASTGLGALSRPSRLAPSPLAALASPRRRRRGPSPSPSPSPSDSNPSTASAGDADGPEWKKVSAKRFGYKESMIPDEAWNVLHRLRSRGYDVYLVGGCVRDLIMKKIPKDFDIITTADLRQVKDTFVGSAVIVGRRFPIVHVHDNNSIVEVSSFNTYVRGSSGNQMPTSKNPHCSKNDYLRWKNCQGRDFTINGLMFNPYSEKIYDYLGGIEDIKKAKVRTVIPAATSFHEDCARILRAIRIAARLGFSFPKETAYYVRNLACSVARLDKGRLLMEVNYMLAYGSAEASLRLLWRFGLLEHLLPFQAAYFSSTLFKRKDNGTNMLLVLFSKLDSFLAPNRPCHNSLWISILAFHEALVRKPRDPLVVATFALAVYLGGDLPLAVDIGQSINRQHDAGFAELLEPRMWGKKGLLAEILYLSRYKHT; encoded by the exons ATGGCGCTTCGCTCGCCGGAGCTGCGCTTCGCCGCCTCCACAGGGCTCGGCGCGCTCTCCCGGCCCAGCCGCCTCGCTCCTTCCCCCCTTGCCGCGCTCGCTTcgccccgccgacgccgccgcggcCCGTCCCCTTCCCCTTCTCCCTCGCCCTCCGACTCCAACCCCTCGACCGCCTCCGCCG GCGACGCTGACGGGCCGGAATGGAAGAAGGTCAGCGCGAAGCGGTTCGGGTACAAGGAGTCCATGATCCCCGATGAGGCATGGAACGTCCTCCACCGACTCCGTAGCAGAG GATATGATGTGTACTTGGTTGGTGGTTGTGTTCGAGATCTCATAATGAAGAAAATCCCAAAAGATTTTGACATAATAACAACAGCTGATCTTAGGCAG GTGAAAGACACCTTTGTAGGATCAGCTGTTATAGTAGGAAGGCGGTTTCCCATAGTTCATGTACATGACAATAATTCCATTGTTGAG GTGTCAAGTTTTAATACTTACGTTCGAGGGTCAAGTGGCAATCAAATGCCCACTTCAAAGAACCCACATTGTAGCAAGAACGATTATTTACGCTGGAAAAACTGCCAAGGGAGGGACTTCACTATAAATGG ATTAATGTTCAATCCATATTCAGAAAAGATCTATGACTACCTGGGTGGCATTGAAGATATTAAGAAAGCTAAG GTTCGTACTGTCATTCCTGCCGCCACTTCGTTCCATGAGGATTGTG CTCGTATTCTACGTGCAATCAGAATTGCTGCTCGATTAGGATTCAGCTTTCCCAAAGAAACAGCTTATTATGTGAGAAATCTTGCCTGTTCTGTGGCAAGACTTGACAAG GGAAGGTTACTCATGGAGGTTAACTATATGCTTGCTTATGGTTCAGCTGAAGCTTCTTTAAGGTTGCTTTGGAGATTTGGTCTTCTTGAACATTTATTGCCCTTTCAG GCTGCATATTTTTCTTCAACTCTTTTTAAGAGGAAGGATAATGGGACTAACATGTTGCTG GTCCTATTTTCTAAGCTGGATAGTTTTCTTGCACCTAACAGGCCATGCCATAATAGTTTATG GATAAGCATTTTAGCGTTCCATGAGGCATTGGTACGCAAACCACGGGATCCTTTGGTGGTGGCTACTTTTGCACTCGCTGTATACCTTGGAGGTGATCTGCCACTGGCAGTGGATATTGGACAATCAATCAACCGTCAACATGATGCTGGGTTTGCAGAGCTCTTGGAACCACGGATGTGGGGCAAAAAAGGGTTATTAGCTGAG ATCTT GTATTTATCCCGCTACAAGCATACTTGA